From Streptomyces asiaticus, one genomic window encodes:
- a CDS encoding type I polyketide synthase, translating to MRQHTPAPGRSPGHIAIVGMGCRLPGDTDSPAALWRLLADGRDAVGEPPAERAALWAADPATTARPASAPPVRGGYLRDVSGFDADFFGVSGREADVLDPQHRLLLEVAWEALEHAGMPPDRLGSTATGVFAGISYNDYLNRLDRRPREREVEGSVLTNGHCVATGRISYLLGLHGPSVALDTACSSSLVAIHLAAQALRTGECELALAGGVTLMFEPRTTRSFDQMGMLSHTGHCHTFDAAADGFVRGEGCGIVVLKRLTDALRDGDRILAVLRGSAVNQDGHSDGLAAPSAAAQHALYEEALGRAGVDPADVGMVEAHGTGTPVGDPVEFTSLAQVYGTGRDRCALASVKTNLGHLEPAAGVTGLIKAVLCLGRGQIPPNLHFTRWNPAIAAEGTRFFIPRELTLWPVRTGPRLAAVSSFGFSGTNAHVVLEQPPAPAPRPAPPRPATRAVPRVFLVPAGSPAVLPGAARRMADWLEGDGADTPLRDIAHTLALRRGAGRGRLGVTTASRAELVGSLRAFADGQAHPAVVSGAVGAAVSRRPIWVFSGQGSQWPGMGRRLLETEPAFAEALAEADALIAAESGFSVLDIVRCGAPVTGCGRVQPVLFALQTALAATWRAHGVEPAGVIGHSMGEVAAAVVAGALSLADGAKVICRRSALLTRVAGNGAMATVGLGADEVQAELDSGGAAEAVTVAVMAAPGSTVVAGDTAHIERLVAGWQARSVPAALVAVDVASHSPQVDPLLADLRTALADLEPRRPDVPFYTTVLDDPHTRPAFDADYWCANLRHPVRFSAAVAAAAADRHLVYVEISPHPVITHPVLAGLAGLVEDPVVLPTLRREEDEPTTFRTQLAALHCAGVPVDWSVLYADGALADVPPITFDRTRHWADTPLPAASDAASAGTLPGAHLEVPGEPVRHTWRARTGTAALPWLDDHRVHGAPVLPGAASYALALTAACEVFGAGPEEVEVTDLRFRELLRLADHTDLSTTVTMAATDRAECEIFGRDEDGAWVRQATAVLRRLAVPPRSRAASVRTLALRHPAPIEAEALYANLRARGVAHGPAFQGISEVSASRHGNSFWARVRVPEAAREPGHGLRVHPVLVDLCAQLLIAGLLDEGDRRLMLPARMRCVRVLGDPGTAVYCHARLAETTPGATVGHIRLLDAAGRPVLAVDGLRVVHRAAERAAEADQWFLEVGWRRAARPPATRPPGRWLVVGEAAGTARPVAAALRTAGATARVWDVPLADQGLDAFRDALTNRLTRPGERPRAVVFVCGPHPAEGGAEDGLRRIRRLLAAAQALTARFPEPPRLYAATSGARTVTPGDLADPGQSALRGLLRVLALEHPELRATFVDTDPAAPDQLADTLAAELLADGPEDEIALRDGARYTAELDHAPLTDTERTTAAARTVRCGTDGFRLRAGRLGDLGSLELTTNPRRPPGPGEVELRVLAAGLNFRDVLTAMGLLPGDEDIRYRLGFECAGEVSAVGPGVDHLRAGDRVVAADVHGGAFGSFTVVLADHTVPLPEGLDPHTAAGLPIAFLTAWYALRHIGRVSAGERVLIHSATGGTGLAAIAVARLLGAEVLATAGSAEKRRFLRGMGIARVMDSRSLDFRDEVMEATGGEGVDVVLNSLSGAAIRAGLECLRPFGRFVELGVRDILSDAPLGLSPLRHNITFSTVDLRELQLDRPREYAAMLREVLTAIGEGRLKPLRCTTYPLAEVTDAFRQMAGARHIGKLVLTIPQEGQVDAVLPDGPLTVRDGGTYIVTGGLRGLGLATACWLARQGAGHLVLNGRTAPVGAAARTLAELSAAGTRITVVTGDIARPDTAERLVAAATADEGESPHGVVHSAMVLDDAAVANIREDQLRRVWAPKATGAWRLHQATEGHRLDWFVVYSSMASLLGNAGQGAYAAANAWLDGFAAWRSARGLPTLAVNWGPWGETGVATGFADRGYQTIPTDEGLRALGALLAHRRVQTGVIPGEPATWIPATGRRSSLFAPLLPGDDSPAAPRESTDDIRARLAALPAGPARRTALESYLTDHIRAVLRLSSATLDPQTPLKSLGFDSLLAMELRVRLETGLNIKLAGNFVWRHPTVEALAAGLAQQLEPGPADRSEERLGTPG from the coding sequence ATGCGTCAGCACACTCCTGCCCCCGGCCGCTCCCCCGGCCACATCGCCATCGTCGGCATGGGCTGCCGGCTCCCCGGTGACACCGACTCGCCCGCCGCCCTGTGGCGGCTGCTGGCCGACGGACGCGACGCCGTCGGCGAACCGCCCGCCGAACGCGCCGCGCTCTGGGCGGCCGACCCCGCCACGACCGCCCGGCCCGCGTCCGCACCGCCCGTACGCGGCGGTTATCTGCGCGATGTGTCCGGCTTCGACGCCGACTTCTTCGGCGTCTCCGGACGCGAGGCCGATGTCCTCGACCCCCAGCACCGGCTGCTGCTCGAAGTGGCCTGGGAGGCCCTGGAACACGCCGGAATGCCACCCGACCGGCTCGGCTCCACCGCCACCGGCGTCTTCGCCGGGATCAGCTACAACGACTACCTGAACCGGCTCGACCGACGCCCCCGGGAACGGGAGGTCGAGGGCTCCGTCCTGACCAACGGGCACTGCGTCGCCACCGGCCGGATCTCCTACCTCCTGGGCCTCCACGGCCCGTCGGTGGCGCTGGACACCGCGTGCTCCTCCTCCCTGGTCGCCATCCACCTGGCCGCCCAGGCGCTGCGCACCGGGGAGTGCGAACTGGCCCTGGCCGGTGGGGTGACGCTGATGTTCGAGCCGCGGACCACCCGCTCGTTCGACCAGATGGGCATGCTCTCGCACACCGGCCACTGCCACACCTTCGACGCCGCCGCCGACGGCTTCGTCCGCGGCGAGGGCTGCGGCATCGTCGTCCTCAAACGCCTCACCGACGCCCTGCGCGACGGGGACCGGATCCTGGCCGTACTGCGCGGCTCGGCCGTCAACCAGGACGGCCACTCCGACGGCCTCGCCGCGCCCTCGGCCGCCGCCCAGCACGCCCTGTACGAGGAGGCACTCGGCCGCGCCGGGGTGGACCCCGCCGACGTCGGCATGGTCGAGGCCCACGGCACCGGCACCCCCGTCGGTGACCCGGTCGAATTCACCAGCCTCGCCCAGGTCTACGGCACCGGCCGCGACCGCTGCGCCCTGGCCTCGGTCAAGACCAACCTGGGCCATCTGGAGCCCGCCGCCGGTGTCACCGGGCTGATCAAGGCGGTGCTGTGCCTGGGCCGTGGACAGATCCCGCCCAATCTGCACTTCACCCGGTGGAATCCCGCCATCGCCGCCGAGGGAACGCGCTTCTTCATCCCCCGCGAGCTCACCCTCTGGCCGGTGCGGACCGGCCCCCGGCTGGCCGCCGTGTCCTCCTTCGGCTTCTCCGGGACCAACGCCCATGTGGTGCTGGAACAGCCGCCCGCACCCGCCCCTCGCCCCGCACCGCCACGGCCCGCCACCCGCGCCGTTCCGCGGGTGTTCCTCGTCCCCGCGGGCTCCCCGGCCGTGCTGCCCGGCGCCGCCCGCCGGATGGCGGACTGGCTGGAGGGCGACGGCGCGGACACCCCGCTGCGCGACATCGCCCACACCCTGGCGCTGCGCCGCGGCGCCGGCCGCGGACGGCTCGGCGTCACCACCGCCTCGCGCGCCGAACTCGTGGGCTCCTTGAGGGCGTTCGCCGACGGGCAGGCCCACCCCGCCGTGGTGAGCGGCGCCGTGGGCGCCGCGGTCTCCCGCCGGCCGATCTGGGTGTTCTCCGGACAGGGCTCCCAGTGGCCCGGCATGGGGCGGCGGCTGCTGGAGACCGAACCGGCCTTCGCCGAGGCGCTCGCCGAGGCCGACGCCCTCATCGCCGCCGAGTCCGGATTCTCGGTGCTCGACATCGTCCGCTGCGGTGCGCCGGTGACCGGCTGCGGCCGGGTGCAGCCCGTGCTGTTCGCGCTCCAGACCGCGCTCGCCGCCACCTGGCGCGCCCACGGGGTGGAGCCCGCCGGGGTCATCGGCCACTCCATGGGCGAGGTCGCCGCCGCCGTGGTGGCCGGGGCGCTCTCCCTCGCCGACGGGGCCAAGGTGATCTGCCGCCGCTCCGCGCTGCTCACCCGCGTCGCCGGAAACGGCGCCATGGCCACGGTCGGCCTCGGCGCCGACGAGGTGCAGGCAGAACTCGACAGCGGCGGCGCCGCCGAGGCCGTCACCGTGGCCGTCATGGCCGCCCCCGGCTCCACCGTGGTGGCCGGGGACACCGCACACATCGAACGGCTCGTCGCCGGCTGGCAGGCCCGCTCCGTCCCCGCCGCGCTGGTCGCCGTGGACGTCGCCTCGCACTCGCCCCAGGTGGACCCGCTCCTGGCCGATCTGCGCACCGCCCTCGCCGACCTCGAACCCCGCCGCCCGGACGTGCCCTTCTACACCACCGTCCTGGACGATCCCCACACCCGGCCCGCCTTCGACGCCGACTACTGGTGTGCCAATCTGCGCCACCCCGTCCGGTTCTCCGCGGCCGTCGCCGCCGCCGCGGCCGACCGCCACCTGGTGTACGTCGAGATCTCCCCCCACCCGGTCATCACCCACCCCGTCCTGGCCGGTCTCGCCGGTCTGGTGGAGGACCCCGTCGTCCTGCCCACACTCCGCCGCGAGGAGGACGAGCCGACCACCTTCCGGACCCAGCTGGCCGCGCTGCACTGCGCGGGCGTCCCCGTCGACTGGTCCGTGCTGTACGCGGACGGCGCACTCGCCGACGTACCGCCCATCACCTTCGACCGCACCCGCCACTGGGCCGACACCCCGCTCCCCGCGGCCTCCGACGCGGCCTCGGCCGGTACGCTGCCCGGCGCGCACCTCGAAGTGCCCGGCGAACCCGTCCGCCACACCTGGCGCGCCCGCACCGGCACCGCGGCCCTGCCCTGGCTCGACGACCACCGGGTGCACGGCGCCCCGGTCCTGCCCGGCGCGGCCTCCTACGCCCTCGCGCTCACCGCCGCCTGCGAGGTGTTCGGCGCCGGGCCCGAGGAGGTCGAGGTCACCGATCTGCGCTTCCGTGAACTGCTGCGGCTCGCCGACCACACCGACCTGTCCACCACGGTGACCATGGCCGCCACCGACCGCGCCGAATGCGAGATCTTCGGACGCGACGAGGACGGCGCCTGGGTGCGGCAGGCCACCGCGGTGCTCCGCAGACTCGCCGTGCCCCCGCGCTCCCGCGCCGCCTCCGTCCGTACCCTCGCCCTGCGCCATCCCGCGCCCATCGAGGCCGAAGCGCTGTACGCCAATCTGCGGGCCCGGGGCGTGGCGCACGGCCCGGCGTTCCAGGGCATCAGCGAGGTGTCCGCCTCCCGCCACGGCAACAGCTTCTGGGCCCGGGTGCGGGTCCCCGAGGCCGCCCGCGAGCCCGGACACGGGCTGCGTGTCCACCCCGTCCTGGTCGACCTGTGCGCCCAGCTGCTCATCGCCGGGCTGCTCGACGAGGGCGACCGGCGGCTGATGCTGCCCGCGCGGATGCGATGCGTACGCGTCCTCGGCGACCCCGGGACCGCCGTGTACTGCCACGCCCGGCTCGCCGAGACCACCCCCGGGGCCACCGTCGGCCACATCCGCCTGCTCGACGCGGCCGGCCGGCCGGTGCTGGCCGTCGACGGGCTGCGGGTCGTCCACCGGGCCGCGGAGCGTGCGGCCGAGGCCGACCAGTGGTTCCTCGAGGTCGGCTGGCGGCGCGCCGCCCGGCCCCCGGCCACCCGGCCCCCGGGGCGGTGGCTGGTCGTCGGGGAGGCCGCCGGCACCGCCCGCCCGGTGGCCGCCGCCCTGCGCACCGCCGGAGCCACCGCCCGGGTGTGGGACGTGCCCCTGGCCGACCAGGGGCTCGACGCGTTCCGCGACGCCCTCACCAACCGGCTCACCCGCCCCGGGGAACGGCCGCGCGCCGTGGTGTTCGTCTGCGGCCCGCACCCCGCCGAGGGCGGCGCGGAGGACGGGCTGCGCCGCATCCGCCGGCTGCTCGCCGCCGCCCAGGCACTCACCGCCCGCTTCCCCGAACCGCCCCGCCTCTACGCCGCCACCTCGGGCGCCCGCACGGTGACCCCCGGCGACCTGGCCGACCCCGGACAGAGCGCGCTCCGCGGACTCCTGCGGGTGCTCGCCCTGGAACACCCCGAGCTGCGGGCCACCTTCGTGGACACCGACCCGGCCGCCCCGGACCAGCTCGCGGACACCCTGGCCGCCGAACTCCTCGCCGACGGCCCCGAGGACGAGATCGCACTGCGCGACGGAGCCCGCTACACCGCCGAACTGGACCACGCGCCGCTCACCGACACCGAGCGCACCACCGCCGCCGCCCGCACCGTGCGCTGCGGCACCGACGGCTTCCGGCTGCGCGCCGGACGCCTCGGCGACCTCGGCAGCCTGGAGCTCACCACCAACCCCCGCCGCCCGCCCGGACCCGGTGAGGTGGAACTGCGGGTGCTCGCCGCGGGCCTGAACTTCCGTGACGTCCTCACCGCCATGGGGCTGCTCCCCGGCGACGAGGACATCCGCTACCGGCTCGGCTTCGAATGCGCGGGCGAGGTGAGCGCGGTGGGACCCGGTGTCGACCACCTCCGCGCCGGTGACCGGGTGGTGGCCGCCGATGTGCACGGCGGCGCCTTCGGCTCCTTCACCGTCGTCCTCGCCGACCACACCGTGCCCCTCCCCGAGGGCCTCGACCCGCACACCGCCGCCGGGCTGCCGATCGCGTTCCTCACCGCCTGGTACGCGCTGCGCCACATCGGCCGGGTGAGCGCGGGGGAGCGGGTGCTGATCCACTCGGCCACCGGCGGCACCGGCCTGGCCGCCATCGCGGTGGCCCGGCTGCTGGGCGCCGAGGTGCTGGCCACGGCGGGCAGCGCGGAGAAGCGGCGCTTCCTGCGGGGGATGGGCATCGCCCGGGTGATGGACTCCCGGTCGCTGGACTTCCGCGACGAGGTCATGGAGGCCACCGGGGGCGAGGGCGTCGACGTGGTGCTCAACTCCCTCTCCGGGGCCGCCATCCGGGCCGGTCTCGAGTGTCTGCGCCCCTTCGGCCGCTTTGTCGAACTCGGCGTCCGCGACATCCTCTCCGACGCCCCGCTCGGACTCTCCCCGCTGCGCCACAACATCACCTTCTCCACCGTGGACCTCAGGGAGCTCCAGCTGGACCGCCCGCGGGAGTACGCGGCGATGCTGCGCGAGGTGCTCACCGCGATCGGCGAGGGCCGTCTCAAGCCACTGCGCTGCACCACCTATCCGCTGGCCGAGGTCACCGACGCGTTCCGGCAGATGGCCGGCGCCCGCCACATCGGCAAACTGGTGCTGACCATCCCGCAGGAGGGCCAGGTCGACGCGGTGCTGCCCGACGGACCGCTCACGGTGCGGGACGGCGGCACATACATCGTCACCGGCGGTCTGCGCGGTCTCGGGCTCGCCACCGCCTGCTGGCTGGCCCGCCAGGGCGCGGGCCACCTGGTGCTCAACGGACGGACCGCACCGGTCGGCGCCGCCGCGCGGACGCTCGCCGAGCTCTCCGCCGCAGGCACCAGGATCACCGTCGTCACCGGCGACATCGCCCGCCCGGACACGGCCGAGCGGCTGGTGGCCGCCGCCACCGCCGACGAGGGGGAGTCCCCGCACGGCGTCGTCCACTCCGCGATGGTTCTCGACGACGCGGCCGTGGCCAACATCCGCGAGGACCAGCTGCGCCGCGTATGGGCGCCGAAGGCCACCGGGGCGTGGCGGCTGCACCAGGCCACCGAGGGGCACCGGCTCGACTGGTTCGTGGTGTATTCCTCCATGGCCTCCCTGCTGGGCAACGCCGGACAGGGCGCCTACGCGGCCGCCAACGCCTGGCTGGACGGCTTCGCCGCCTGGCGCTCGGCGCGCGGGCTGCCCACCCTCGCGGTCAACTGGGGCCCGTGGGGCGAGACCGGAGTGGCCACCGGCTTCGCCGACCGCGGCTACCAGACGATCCCCACGGACGAGGGGCTGCGCGCGCTGGGCGCCCTGCTGGCTCATCGGCGGGTGCAGACCGGGGTGATCCCCGGCGAACCCGCCACCTGGATCCCCGCCACCGGCCGCCGGTCCTCCCTGTTCGCCCCGCTGCTCCCCGGCGACGACTCCCCGGCGGCCCCCCGGGAGAGCACCGACGACATCCGCGCCCGGCTGGCCGCCCTTCCCGCCGGTCCGGCCCGCCGCACCGCGCTGGAGTCGTATCTGACCGATCACATCCGAGCCGTGCTGCGGCTCAGCAGCGCCACCCTCGATCCGCAGACCCCGCTCAAGTCGCTGGGCTTCGACTCGCTGCTCGCCATGGAGCTGCGGGTGCGGCTGGAGACGGGGCTGAACATCAAGCTCGCGGGCAACTTCGTCTGGCGGCATCCGACCGTGGAGGCCCTGGCCGCCGGGCTCGCCCAGCAGCTGGAGCCCGGCCCGGCCGACCGGTCGGAGGAGCGGCTGGGCACCCCGGGCTGA
- a CDS encoding beta-ketoacyl synthase N-terminal-like domain-containing protein, producing MSPRRHPPRPAPGGPGNPRDTVVTGLGFCLPGGAEPVFTAAQVWDIASHGRTVLGRHGIHYGSVHLSAEQFAERLPDIPEFFSRHYTNAHRYGLVSFVEACADAELDVDAGELGEAAVLVGRGGVDANVDSYVSLLGADPDSATAFDAVEMLVATEQAVSPSDVALVQGALARTVGPCFTVSCGCASAAVQIGNARRLIAADETDLALVTGVDVFNVGLIQKSQRLLRGAQHAHDATDAVGMPDLLPSFDSLMRPYDRRADCINHGEGSATVILESREHAGRRGAHIYGQVLATALTRDGLANPLAADDSGAQLVRAVRLCTGDRWGIEQLPYINGASDGDPVVTALEANAVRELYGPASTVLMSSQEGCFGHLGSASGCLDLALTLMMMEYGEVCPTANCEQPADGLPFDPVPGTRTRPLDFDHALSFNYQIGGVKHAMLLGGPDAT from the coding sequence GTGAGCCCGCGCCGGCACCCACCCCGGCCGGCCCCCGGGGGCCCCGGAAACCCACGGGACACCGTCGTCACCGGCCTGGGTTTCTGCCTCCCGGGCGGCGCCGAACCCGTCTTCACCGCGGCCCAGGTGTGGGACATCGCCTCCCACGGCCGTACCGTCCTCGGCCGGCACGGTATCCACTACGGCTCGGTGCACCTCAGCGCCGAGCAGTTCGCCGAACGCCTCCCCGACATCCCCGAATTCTTCTCCCGCCACTACACCAACGCCCACCGCTACGGCCTGGTCTCCTTCGTCGAGGCGTGTGCCGACGCGGAACTGGACGTGGACGCCGGTGAACTGGGCGAGGCGGCCGTGCTCGTCGGCCGAGGCGGCGTGGACGCCAATGTCGACAGCTATGTCTCCCTGCTCGGCGCCGACCCCGACTCCGCCACCGCCTTCGACGCCGTGGAGATGCTCGTCGCGACCGAACAGGCCGTTTCCCCCTCCGATGTCGCCCTCGTCCAGGGAGCCCTGGCCCGGACCGTCGGTCCCTGCTTCACCGTGTCCTGCGGCTGCGCGTCCGCCGCCGTGCAGATCGGCAACGCCCGTCGGCTCATCGCGGCCGACGAGACCGATCTCGCGCTGGTGACCGGCGTCGACGTCTTCAACGTCGGCCTCATCCAGAAGAGCCAGCGGCTGCTGCGCGGCGCCCAGCACGCCCACGACGCGACGGACGCCGTCGGAATGCCCGATCTGCTGCCCTCCTTCGACTCCCTGATGCGTCCCTACGACCGGCGTGCGGACTGCATCAACCACGGCGAGGGATCCGCCACCGTGATCCTGGAGAGTCGGGAACACGCCGGGCGGCGGGGTGCCCACATCTACGGCCAGGTGCTCGCCACCGCCCTGACCCGCGACGGCCTGGCCAACCCGCTCGCCGCCGACGACTCCGGCGCCCAACTGGTCAGGGCCGTCCGCCTGTGCACGGGCGACCGTTGGGGGATCGAGCAGTTGCCGTACATCAACGGCGCGAGCGACGGCGACCCGGTCGTCACCGCCCTGGAGGCCAACGCCGTCCGCGAGCTCTACGGCCCCGCCTCCACGGTGCTGATGTCCTCTCAGGAAGGGTGTTTCGGCCACCTCGGATCGGCCTCAGGCTGCCTCGACCTCGCCCTGACCCTGATGATGATGGAGTACGGCGAGGTGTGCCCCACCGCCAACTGCGAACAACCCGCCGACGGGCTCCCCTTCGACCCCGTCCCCGGCACCCGCACCCGTCCCCTCGACTTCGACCACGCGCTCAGCTTCAACTACCAGATCGGTGGTGTGAAGCACGCGATGCTGCTGGGCGGCCCGGACGCCACCTGA
- a CDS encoding Lrp/AsnC family transcriptional regulator, translated as MTHQAVPFDDLDRKIVAALVANARTSFTEIGAAIGLSASAVKRRVDRMRETDVITGFTTTVRPAALGWRTEAYVEVYCDSAAPPRRLAEVVRNYPEIIAAMTVTGGADALLHVMATDVEHFEEVLERIRAEPFVRQTISYMVLSHLLTGSAEAGAAPPATATQ; from the coding sequence ATGACACATCAGGCCGTACCGTTCGATGATCTGGACCGCAAAATCGTTGCGGCGCTGGTCGCCAACGCCAGGACCAGCTTCACGGAGATCGGCGCCGCGATCGGGCTCTCGGCCTCCGCGGTCAAGCGCCGCGTCGACCGGATGCGGGAGACCGATGTGATCACCGGCTTCACCACCACCGTGCGCCCGGCCGCCCTCGGCTGGCGGACCGAGGCGTATGTGGAGGTGTACTGCGACAGCGCCGCGCCGCCCCGGCGTCTCGCGGAGGTCGTGCGCAACTATCCGGAGATCATCGCGGCCATGACGGTGACCGGCGGCGCGGACGCCCTGCTGCATGTCATGGCCACCGATGTGGAGCATTTCGAGGAGGTGCTGGAGCGCATCCGGGCCGAGCCCTTCGTCCGCCAGACGATCAGCTACATGGTGCTGTCGCACCTGCTCACGGGCAGTGCGGAGGCCGGTGCGGCCCCTCCCGCGACGGCGACGCAATGA